The genomic stretch TTCCGTTTTAACTGACATGTAAAGCGCTTTCAGATACTCTGgcatgaaaggctctatataaataaacagaatttcaCGTCACACTTGCCTGCTACCTTGAGAAGTTATGACATGCACTCAACTGACTATGCTTTAGTATGCCACCAACAACTCATTTACTTGCCTAATGACATCCAAGTCTGAAATATACCTCTTATCAGACTTCTATTAAAACTGTTTACGTGAATTCCTTATTGCACTATGCTGTTACCATGGGGTCATCAGCAGTTTTGTCATTCTGAGAGCTCGGAGGCATGCCCCACTGCCACGGCTGTTACTGCCAGGGTTGTTGAACTCGAGTGGGCGATTCCCTGCCCCCGGATCTAGAGGGGGGTCATGCCCTTAAATTACCACGCCGACTAGCAGCAGAGTCAGTGTGCGAGTAATGCTGGAGTAGCTACATGCCATTACCACTCAAGCGGTACTTCATACCGGCTGTCTTTCTCATGCATCTACAGCTCTGCCATGCAGACCACTGAAAGGCATGGTATACAGACACACGACAAGGGCTTAGTAAATATTATCAAACTGTCAACTGCGTATTTCTACATTAACTGTAAAATATCGCAGATTAAAAAGCTCACGACACTGACCAAGCACTAAAcagttttgttaataataataataataataataataataataataataataataataagcaattaACGTGTGGCTATTTGGTTAACCATCTGACTTCATTTACATAcctttaattaattcatttctCCTGCTTCAAGAAGTTCAAGAAGGTTGTggcccacccccccccaccaccaaaaCAACAACGAAAAAGACAATAATCTTCGttcttcttaaaaaaacaaacaaacaaaacaaataaacagtgtaaCAAAATtgccacaaatacaaaaaaagttaaaatacaataactgcTCCCCAAAGCGTGTTCCTGTACTTGTTTTAAATGACTCCAGCTGTtaaaaatgtgtgtctttgtttgtgtgtttttatttttcctttcagacTCGTCGTGTTTAATCTGTAATAAAGCGTTTCACATGCCCCCTTTTCTTCAGCCTTGCTCCCCCATGCTCGCTTTCTCCTCGTCGTTTCGTGTCGCTCCACTTAAACTAAGAGAACTAATGACTGCAAAAGGGACACCATCTTGGCCCCACCACTAAAATGAATGAACATCCGGGACGTCTCCAGAGTAAGGGCAGCTTCTCGGCTTCACTCGGATTAAAAACGCCGCGGTGTGCAGACATGTTGTGTAAGGGCGAGGGGTGACGGAAGCACATGGGTGAGAACACAATGGAGAAGGGGCACGGGGTGAGGGCAGGAGGGTTGCGTCGGCTTCACGTCTATTGAAAAGAATGTGCAGTCAGAGGACAATTCAGATTGTGCATTGGACTGGGAGACATGCTGAGTCGCCAGTAGAACCAGTACTGCTGAATATATATCGCAGTCGTGCTTATATCTTTCTATCTATAAGAAagatatatatctaatatagagattatagatagatatattatatatatatttataattagaTATCTCGtctattatataattattatatatccatataatatatttaattaaaaaaacacagaagtgaACAAACTGGTCGTTTTGGACAGAGTAACGTCCTCTTTCTGTCGTGCACTGTATTATAAAGTCATGTGACGATCTCCTGTTCACAGTATTACAATCATGTGGTTTTGATGTTTTTACCAAACAAAGGCTACAAGCAGCTCTTCTGCGCTGGTAATGTTTTAATGATTCATTTCAAACATTAGTTTAGGAAGTACAGGAGGAATGCACAAGGTTACTGTTTTGAATCATTAACCCACTTTATAATAATTCTGTATTATTACATGGGAAGCGTTTGATCACCAAAGCAGAGCTTCTGCGTGTGTTTGGATTAGCAGGTGTGCCTCCTGTAAGGTATTTATTAGTACCCGATGAATGACGTGTTTAAAACTGGGCTGTCCAGTGGCTGAAAGTATACATTGTtatctacagtgtgtgtgtgtgtatatataatttcgagagagagagacacactacAGGTTGAAAGTTTGTAAGCAACACGTGATCTGCagagtggggtggggtggggattgCGTTGCCCGCACATAAGTGCAGTGGTGCCCCAATCAGTACCTATTTCTTgccaatgctgaatgactgggtggaaCATCAACAGCACAAGCAGATAGCCACTCCACACCCGAGAGATCAGAGTGCAAGATGACAGTGGCTCTGTCACAAGTGAGCTTACTGGCCGAACCTGAGTCGATGAAAACCAGCTTGTATCTCACACAGAACCCTGGACtattgagttattattattattattattattattattattattattattattattattattattatttaaacagtacaactaattttaatttccatttgataCCAGctatctgatacaaagacatttcagagggctggatctcatcaatatcagggtctagtgctgtatattataaagacatttcagagggctggatctcatcaatatcagggtctagtgctgtatattataaagacatttcagagggctggatctcatcaatatcagggtctagtgctgtatattataaagacatttcagagggctgtgtctcatcaatatcagggtctagtgctgtatattataaagacatttcagagggctggatctcatcaatatcagggtctagtgctgtatattataaagacatttcagagggctggatctcatcaatatcagggtctagtgctgtatattataaagacatttcagagggctggatctcatcaatatcagggtctagcgctgtatattataaagacatttcagagggctgtgtctcatcaatatcagggtctagtgctgtatattataaagacatttcagagggctggatctcatcaatatcagggtctagtgctgtatattataaagacatttcagagggctgtgtctcatcaatatcagggtctagtgctgtatattataaagacatttcagagggctgtgtctcatcaatatcagggtctagtgctgtatattataaagacatttcagagggctggatctcatcaatatcagggtctagtgctgtatattataaagacatttcagagggctgtgtctcatcaatatcagggtctagtgctgtatattataaagacatttcagagggctggatctcatcaatatcagggtctagtgctgtatattataaagacatttcagagggctggatctcatcaatatcagggtctagtgctgtatattataaagacatttcagagggctggatctcatcaatatcagggtctagtgctgtatattataaagacatttcagagggctggatctcatcaatatcagggtctagtgctgtatattataaagacatttcagagggctggatctcatcaatatcagggtctagtgctgtatattataaagacatttcagagggctggatctcatcaatatcagggtctagtgctgtatattataaagacatttcagagggctggatctcatcaatatcagggtctagtgctgtatattataaagacatttcagagggctggatctcatcaatatcagggtctagtgctgtatattataaagacatttcagagggctgggtctcatcaatatcagggtctagtgctgtatattataaagacatttcagaaggctgcatcacatcaatatcaggatAGACTATATTCGCTGTCTCTGTGCTCTCCTCTCTGAGTGTGTATTGTGTGTCAGTGCTGCTctgtgctctctcctctctgcgAGTGCAGTCTCAGATGCTGTTTCAGGCTCTGAGACTGGTTGAAGTCTCTCCCGCACACTTTGCAGTGGTAGGGCTTCTCTCCGGTGTGGACCCGGCCGTGGATCTTGAGGCTCTGCAGCTGGCGGAAGTGTTTGCCGCAGACCTGGCAAGGGAACGGCTTCTCCCCGCTGTGTATGCGCTGGTGTTGCTTCAGATTCCCCGGCAGCACAAAGCTCCTGCCACACTCCGAGCACAGGTAGGGCCGCTCGCCTGCGCAGGGAGGAAACACAGACAGGGACAAGTCCAATTCAGTGGCAAACGTTTTCAATGGCTCAACCAAACTATACCTGTCCTACCTTTCCCAGAAACTAGAGCTGCACAAACCCATTATTGGATTACAGGGATCAAGCTCCGCACAGACGGGGGGGCGCCggtgtcgatcgggctgattCACCGGTCAGAGCGAAACGaataaagaaacagctgcttgggtctgtgtggatcgctgttctccacatTTGAGTTTGTGTGGATGGCTGCTCTCCACGCAGTCTAAGAAGAGCAgcagtcatcacaaacccaagcagctgtttcttcgtGCTAAACACGACTAAATACTTCACATCGTGCCCACTCCTGATCACAGAGAAGCAGCTGAAATGAATGAGATCAATCTTCCCTGCTTTGTACGTCCACTCTCTACACCTGTCTCAACAGTTACAGCAGAAGCAAACgcgtattttcattttcattttaattcaggCGTCCTGGTAGGACTGAAGCCACTCTCACACAAACACTCCGGCACATCTCACCGTGTCGTCTAGAGCGGTGGACCAACTGACAACAATTCTGAAGACACGGATAGCGGCGCTAATGACTTAATATGTACAGCATGTTAAGGTCAGGGTGTGTCGGGTAGGGTCAGGGTGTGTCAGGGGTAGGGTCAGGGTGTGTCAGGGGTAGGGTCAGGGTCAGTCTGTGTCAGGGGCAGGGTGTGTCAGGGGTAGGGTCAGGGTGTGTCAGGGGTAGGGACAGGGTGTGTCAGGGGCAGGGTGTGTCAGGGGCAGGGTCAGGGTGTGTCAGGGGTAGGGACAGGGTGTGTCCGGGGCAGGGTGTGTCGGGTAGGGTCAGGGTGTGTCAGGGGTAGGGACAGGGTCAGTCTGTGTCAGGGGCAGGGTGTGTCAGGGGTAGGGACAGGGTGTGTCAGGGGCAGGGTGTGTCGGGTAGGGTCAGGGTGTGTCAGGGGTAGGGTCAGGGTGTGTCAGGGGTAGGGTCAGGGTCAGTCTGTGTCAGGGGCAGGGTGTGTCAGGGGTAGGGACAGGGTCAGTCTGTGTCAGGGGCAGGGTGTGTCAGGGGTAGGGATAGGGTGTGTCAGGGGCAGGGTGAGTCAGGGGCAGGGTCAGGGGTAGGCTGTACCTGTGTGCAGGCGCCGATGTGTCTGCAGGTTCTGGAGGACGGAGAATCTCTTGCCGCAGGCGGTGCAGAGGTAGGGCCGCTCGCCCGTGTGCGTCCGCTTGTGCGTCTGCAGGTTGCTGAGCTGCCGGAAGCTCTTGCCACAGTCTCCGCAGTGGAAGCGTTTCTCGGCCGTGTGCACCAGCCGGTGCTTCCGGAGGCTCTCGGCCCAGCCGAAGCGCTTCCCGCAGTCCGGGCACTCGTGAGGCGTGTCTCCGGTGTGCATCCTGCTGTGCGCCTCCAGGTTCTGCCGCTGCACGAACCCCTTCCCGCAGGCCCCACACACGAAGGGCTTCTTGCCGGTGTGGCTGCGCCGGTGCGCCTGCAGGCCGTGCAGCTGCCCGAAGCGACGGCCACAGTCGTTGCAGAGGAAGGGCCCGGCAGCTCCGTGGCCCCGGCTGTGAGCCTGCAGGCTCTGGGCGTGCCAGAAGCGCCGGCCGCAGGTGGAGCAAGGGAAGGGCGCTTCGGCGCTGTGGCTGCGCCGATGGGTGTGCAGGGCCTGCTGCTCCCCGAAGGACTCTCCGCAGTCGGGGCAGGGGAACGCGCTGCCCCCCGCGTGGTGCTGCAGGTGGGACACCAGGTCCTGCAGGAGCCCAAAGCTGCGTCCACACTCGATGCAACGGAACGGCAGCTTCTCTCCGGGGCCCTGGGAAGCCGAGGAGGGGGGCCGGGTCGGGGGGTTGTTTCGGATCGTCACGGCCCAGGTTTTGAGTTTTTTTACCCTTTCGTCTCGGCAGCGGCCTTGTACCACACCTAGGGGGAAAGCGATAGGGACTTTCACTTGCGAAGAACCCGGGTTAGGATCGTGTATGTTTTTGACGAATTTCAAAGGAGCTGAAAAGGAGGTATATTAGCGCTGAATATTCAAACAGCTTGAAATCGATTTGCTAGTTTCTATTTattcatataaaaataatttttataaagGAAACCAATGAGGTCTGAAATCAATGGcacccattctactgtacagaacagtaacTGTCCTTTCTTTAATAGAGAATCTGACAGGGCACCATAATGACACCTGTTCGAAAACCCTGCTTTACTCACCCTCAGGTCCTGCTCTCAAACACAGGTATATAAATCAATAACTTCTAAATAGCAGTGATAATGGCACTCTCTataataatggaactcccttgTTCAAACAGTTATTGCCTTAGGAGTCCCATTACTCTTAACATGCCAAAGCACTGCCCTTATTCCATAAAGAAAAGTTAAGGGTTattaattgagaactcagttggagtgaaaaccagcagacacagcggTCCCCCAGGACGAGAATTGGGAAACTCTGCCTTACAGAAGAGCAGCAAGGCTTGCTTACGTGTGACAGTGCCCCCGGTGGGCAGCAGGCTCTCCTGCACCGACCCGCCATAACCCCCTTCAGAGCTGCTCCCTCCTGTCTCCTCCTCCTTCACCAGGacggctgctgctgcttctgggACCTGTACAATGTGGAACGAGTCCAGCTCCGGGTCCAGAACCTCCTCCTTGATCCGCAGTGGGCCCAGTTCCGGTACCGCGACGGCGTTCAGAGTCCCTGTTTGAAAGGGTTCAGCTCCCAGCTCAGGGCTCTCCCTCCTTACACACGACCCGGCTCCCTGCTCTGCACACcctggggagggagagagggctTCTCTGTCAGGGAGCTGGAAACTACAAAGCTTGCCCCTGgggtggaaacaagactcctattgcatagcagtttcaacccattccaggttttattatgagttcgATCAGGCAGtgtatagctaacaagctcagaggagtcttattaaacatagtaaaaccaggaatggatcaaattgctacaCAATGCCCATCCCTGTGGCTCGCTGTATATCACCATCAATATGGGCATGGATTACATAGTGGAACTTCAATATCCCAGGGGTGTGTATAGATTGAGAGGAACGGTCACCAGAGAGACCTGCcagactctatacagcaaggatagtttgcatacttttcagggtattggcgcaggaaaagtaaaatcagccaaaagcaccattcaacttttaatttgtagttcccgaCACTAAAGACCCCAGGCATGGATATGTACATTACAGGACagccgagtttaatgacaattaacgtgttttgtcaacatggaaacaTACTGGGGAACGCATTTATTGCGACGTCTatgtcatttatattaaattacttatttctgttttaaaatttgcctgcaaaaaatatctttttgtagactataaatacaaaacaaaattgcatgcatgggatttgaaaTGAAGCTATAACAGTTTGCAagaatactgtattttgaaagatgaagtcagctagctgagaattctcaggaattttttttacattttggagctGTTTTTTCCAAGTcatctcatcattctgagattctggtCTTGAGCTCTGAAAAGTGTTGgcttcctgtcagtgtaacgctcactGTGGTCCCTACTGGCGCAAGGAAGGACGGTTCCTCTCGATTCTGGTTGATGAGAgcaacgctatttgtggtccccactcccactcccactggacaaaaaggaacattaattTCTGAGAATCAGCTATGCTGAAGGACAGCCGATATATTTAGTAAAcgtaaaacacaaatacatcaataaatattgaaatacataaatacatagacGTTTCTTTCTTTACGTGATCTTTTTCATTATCAGCTATAagcactgccatttaatactgtatgaaactatATTACTCTACAGTTCTTGTTCAAGTGCATATTAGTGATGATTTTTGTATATAactcatcatgctttcatatatttttactttcaaattaaaaaaaacacattgtaacagCCCAGACAACTGCTTTgctgcaggacttgttgtctgttcagtttgtctcatctgtcttgtgttacatattgtaaggggAGTGTATGAGCGGGGAgagtgtgtgttgctgttttgggGAGTTGCAGAACATTAactggagacagtccagtgcTGAACTTGAAACATGGGTTAATGTTTTTGTaccttcaaataaaacaatttgagaattcaacactgcCTCCCCGAGAACGGCTTCCTAAAATTTTACAATATACTAAAGGACCGGATTCAAGCTTATTGCGATAcgttgcaaaatcagatgaaagctttcagtGCAATCAGGATAATACAGAATcgttatttacaaaatcttgttcgtCTCGTCGCTTGTTAACTTTACTTGGCTtggtttttcaggcacaataaaagtgggCCGCACCtgaatcaaaaacacaagccaagttagtagaaacaattgagGCAACCTTGGCCCCTCATCGTTTTGACAGTCGTGCCTGTTTGCTTGGCGCTGGGCAAGGTCGCCCAAATGTTTTCTTCAAACTTGTGATAACTTGCCgtcatttttcacatttccaacgTGTTTTCGTTTCAGATGAGACCCTCACCGGCAGAAGCAGGCCGAAGCCGAAACGCTGTTGTCTTATACgtcagtatttgtgtgtgtctaaAATATTGTCatcacaatatatttatttttaacagaaattaCTTTCGAACACCAAATTAGAGTCATATAACTGTGCGataacaatatattattttattttatgtttgttcaaCAGCCCTCTGTTGGTCAAATGGTGCATCACAGTGTCAACAATGTTGAGTGAATTATGAATCAGCCCGTATAAGCTTTAATGCAATAGACTTCCGTATAAAGGTGACCATGAAATTAagtccacttttttatttttacagtcctGATTTCCTCCCATTAGAAGTAACATAAAGTCATATTGAATGTTGTTTCTAATAAGACTAACATACTGTGCACTGCTAACCAGACTGGGGTGTAGCTCACTGCTTTGTCCCTTCAGTAGAACGGCTGTGAGCAGGGCAAACGCCCGCCTAATCAAGGGGCCAGGTGGCTGCAGGTGCAAATGAAACTCTCTCTGGGTTACCTGCGCGTCCCTTTGTGGTGACGCCATCCTCTTCAATCTGCTCCCAGTCCTGAGACTCTGATTCCCGGTCCTCTGCCTGCGTCTCACTACCCTGGACTGGACACAATGAGATACTGGAGTTACACACCCCTTCATACGTTCCTATTCTTCATAAGGATATATACGGAAGACGCAAATGCAGGACAGCCTCGTACAAGGATGTCCCCCTCTCCATATAAagcaacggaaaaaaaaaaaaaaaacgttttcaatcaaaaatatatttctaatctGTTTTCAACATTTAGCACGTGAAAATTTGTAAATTCTGTTCTATGAACCAATGCCAACATGGCATATGAGCTTCAGCAGCGCCCCCTATTGGAACGACAGGGAAGCCaataagactcccagtgcatagcggtgcgatccattcctggtttccaCAATGAGCtgaataagacacacctgagctcgttGTCTATGTACACATGCCGTGGcacgggtgaaactgctatgccaAAAGAGTTTAGTCTGGAACCGACTGCTGCCACGAAAATAAAATCGCAAATACATCGTTATAAACTCCAGTCAAACCCTTACATATCACTTCAAACCAACCAACTCAAAACCAGCACTGCAAACACAGTGCTGAAACCGCAAAGGAACCGGTTTGCACCGGCACAGCATGTGGAAAAGTGGAATAAttccacacacactgcagatcTTATCTGTCAGAACAGCTCAATGCTGCACATCAGCTTACTATCCTTTTACAGTGGGGTGGAAATCAAGCGCAAGTGCGAGTGACAGTAACCGGGGTGATATCATCAAGagctgttaccttttttttttttttttgtccagaatGTGGTGCTAAAACGCTTACTGTGACATTAAGACGTGTGATATTAACAGGGTTTGACTGGATTACTTTTGCAGGCTGGGTTACCCTGTACTGCGCGTCGCTTGGTCGTAGTTCCATCTGCTTCGATTTGTTCCCAGTCGCCAAACAGAGGTCCCTGGTTTGCAGTTTCTACCGCAATATCCTCGTCTGTGATCCGGGCCGGTGCAGCGTTATCATCAATACCACCACCACGCGTGTACTGGTGATCGTTCAACAGGTTAGGGAAGCGAGCACTTGCGTTATCTACCCGAGTCGGGGAGGTTTCTGATGGCAAAGTCTGTGCCCTGGCACCGCTTGCTGCGAGGTGCCCGCGTATGCGCTCCAGCTCCCTCTCCGCTCTCTCCAGTCTCCGGTGCAGCCTTTTGATTTCCTTCTCGTCCTCGTCTATTTTCACCTGGAAACCGGCACACCTGCGCTCAATCAGCGCCGTCAATGCTGCTACCACGACGGGTTCAATGCCCACGGCGGCGGTTTTGAGGATCGCTACCCGGTCGGTAGCATCATTAACAACGCCGGCGTCGGGCGAGCCGACGAGGGAGGGAGCCGAGACTTTCTCTCTAGCACTAGTTTCGGAAAGTGGTTTCACTGACGGTGATAACTCGTCTCCGATCGCCAGTTCAGCCTCGGATTTGCTGTCCGAGTCGCTTGTTTTGTGCAGCTGTTT from Polyodon spathula isolate WHYD16114869_AA chromosome 43, ASM1765450v1, whole genome shotgun sequence encodes the following:
- the LOC121305376 gene encoding zinc finger protein 3-like; amino-acid sequence: MSGACHKRESRSGSGTPFPKTRKQLHKTSDSDSKSEAELAIGDELSPSVKPLSETSAREKVSAPSLVGSPDAGVVNDATDRVAILKTAAVGIEPVVVAALTALIERRCAGFQVKIDEDEKEIKRLHRRLERAERELERIRGHLAASGARAQTLPSETSPTRVDNASARFPNLLNDHQYTRGGGIDDNAAPARITDEDIAVETANQGPLFGDWEQIEADGTTTKRRAVQVQGSETQAEDRESESQDWEQIEEDGVTTKGRAGCAEQGAGSCVRRESPELGAEPFQTGTLNAVAVPELGPLRIKEEVLDPELDSFHIVQVPEAAAAVLVKEEETGGSSSEGGYGGSVQESLLPTGGTVTRVVQGRCRDERVKKLKTWAVTIRNNPPTRPPSSASQGPGEKLPFRCIECGRSFGLLQDLVSHLQHHAGGSAFPCPDCGESFGEQQALHTHRRSHSAEAPFPCSTCGRRFWHAQSLQAHSRGHGAAGPFLCNDCGRRFGQLHGLQAHRRSHTGKKPFVCGACGKGFVQRQNLEAHSRMHTGDTPHECPDCGKRFGWAESLRKHRLVHTAEKRFHCGDCGKSFRQLSNLQTHKRTHTGERPYLCTACGKRFSVLQNLQTHRRLHTGERPYLCSECGRSFVLPGNLKQHQRIHSGEKPFPCQVCGKHFRQLQSLKIHGRVHTGEKPYHCKVCGRDFNQSQSLKQHLRLHSQRGESTEQH